Proteins found in one Choloepus didactylus isolate mChoDid1 chromosome 3, mChoDid1.pri, whole genome shotgun sequence genomic segment:
- the RASGEF1B gene encoding ras-GEF domain-containing family member 1B, with the protein MPQTPPFSAMFDSSGYNRNLYQSAEDSCGGLYYHDNNLLSGSLEALIQHLVPNVDYYPDRTYIFTFLLSSRLFMHPYELMAKVCHLCVEHQRLSDPSSDKNLIRKIAPKILQLLTEWTETFPYDFRDERMMRNLKDLAHRIASGEETYRKNVQQMIQCLIRKLATLSQYEEVLAKISATSTDRLTVLKNKPQSIQRDIITVCSDPYTLAQQLTHIELERLNYIGPEEFVQAFVQKDPLDNDKNCYGERKKTRNLEAYVEWFNRLSYLVATEICMPVKKKHRARMIEYFIDVARECFNIGNFNSLMAIISGMNMSPVSRLKKTWAKVKTAKFDILEHQMDPSSNFYNYRTALRGAAQRSLTAHSSREKIVIPFFSLLIKDIYFLNEGCANRLPNGHVNFEKFWELAKQVSEFMTWKQVECPFERDRKILQYLLTVPVFSEDALYFSLMESEGPENHIEKDRWKSLRSSLLGRV; encoded by the exons ATGCCTCAGACTCCTCCCTTTTCAGCAATGTTTGACAGCAGTGGTTACAACCGAAACCTCTATCAGTCTGCAGAGGACAGCTGTGGAGGGTTGTATTACCATGACAACAACCTCCTCTCCGGATCTCTGGAAGCACTCATCCAGCACTTAGTACCTAATGTGGATTACTATCCGGAT AGAACGTACATCTTCACCTTCCTACTCAGTTCTCGGTTATTTATGCATCCCTATGAGCTAATGGCCAAAGTTTGCCACTTGTGTGTCGAGCACCAGAGACTAAGTGATCCTAGCAGTGATAAG AACCTGATAAGAAAAATTGCACCTAAAATCCTTCAACTCCTGACAGAATGGACGGAAACATTTCCATATGATTTTCGGGATGAAAGAATGATGAGGAACTTAAAAGATCTGGCTCACCGAATAGCCAGCGGTGAAGAG ACATACCGGAAGAATGTCCAGCAGATGATTCAGTGTCTGATCCGCAAACTTGCTACGCTCAGCCAGTACGAGGAAGTCCTGGCAAAAATCAGCGCCACGTCCACAGATCGGCTCACAGTTCTCAAGAACAAGCCACAGTCTATACAAAGGGACATCATTACAGTCTGCAGTGACCCTTACACGTTGGCCCAGCAGCTGACTCACATAGAGCTG GAGAGACTCAATTACATTGGACCAGAAGAATTTGTTCAAGCATTTGTTCAGAAGGACCCTTTGGACAATGACAAG AATTGCTACGGTGAACGGAAGAAGACGCGCAACTTAGAAGCTTACGTGGAATGGTTTAATCGCCTCAGCTACTTGGTCGCTACAGAAATCTGCATG cctGTAAAAAAGAAGCATCGAGCAAGAATGATTGAGTATTTTATTGATGTGGCTCGGGAGTGTTTTAACATTGGCAACTTTAATTCCTTGATGGCAATAATCT CTGGAATGAATATGAGTCCTGTCTCTCGACTAAAGAAAACTTGGGCCAAAGTGAAGACTGCGAAGTTTGACATTCTTGAG CATCAGATGGACCCTTCAAGCAATTTCTATAATTATCGAACAGCTCTTCGTGGGGCAGCACAAAGGTCTTTAACTGCTCATAGTAGCAGAGAGAAA ATTGTGATACCATTCTTCAGTCTCTTAATCAAAGATATTTATTTCCTCAATGAGGGCTGTGCCAACCGCCTTCCAAATGGGCACGTCAATTTTGAG AAATTTTGGGAACTGGCCAAACAAGTTAGCGAATTCATGACATGGAAACAGGTAGAATGTCCATTTGAGAGGGACCGGAAGATCTTGCAGTATCTGCTCACAGTGCCAGTCTTCAGCGAAGATG CTCTCTACTTCTCTCTTATGGAGAGTGAAGGACCTGAAAATCATATAGAGAAAGACAGATGGAAGTCTTTGAG GTCGAGCCTCTTAGGCAGAGTTTAA